A section of the Subtercola frigoramans genome encodes:
- a CDS encoding Ig-like domain-containing protein yields MNMFRITGNSVTTTRGRGRHASPTSLIASVATVGLSAMLALGGATAARADDSPPATIVGESVITSFISPGRTAVAGDSATYGVTLRATKAGTAALTLVIDGMESVSDSSVPREWIRHGDLTGSAAHRLIWYNIPYLNEGDIVSLSLHFTVYSNDNLVKATLAGGPSTTEHVDVVPPAPACTGLKELMPAQSGAGATTTLEGVTCLAPAGTRLGEDATASHGEIVPLTDGKLAYRSYDATFTGPDTIYLFARDGRGDRSDSIPITVAVVPAATAVTDEYTVAPDTTLTMDARHGVMANDSLPFGRDGWSVESGYPPAHGALDVRADGALTFTPEPGYTGDVTFRYRLGGASGAHSNVVQAVIHITS; encoded by the coding sequence ATGAATATGTTCAGAATCACAGGCAATAGTGTCACAACCACCCGCGGCCGCGGCCGCCACGCATCACCCACTAGCCTCATCGCAAGTGTTGCCACGGTCGGCTTGTCCGCGATGCTCGCTCTCGGTGGCGCAACGGCCGCTCGGGCCGACGATTCTCCGCCCGCGACTATCGTCGGCGAATCGGTGATCACCAGCTTCATCAGCCCCGGGCGCACCGCCGTCGCGGGCGACAGTGCCACCTACGGGGTCACACTCCGCGCCACGAAAGCCGGCACGGCGGCACTCACCCTGGTGATCGACGGCATGGAGTCGGTCTCCGACTCATCCGTCCCGCGCGAATGGATCCGCCACGGCGACCTCACCGGCTCGGCGGCGCACCGGCTCATCTGGTACAACATTCCCTACTTGAACGAGGGCGACATCGTCTCGCTCTCGCTGCATTTCACCGTCTATTCGAACGACAACCTCGTTAAAGCGACCCTCGCTGGTGGCCCGAGCACCACTGAACACGTCGACGTTGTGCCACCCGCCCCAGCGTGCACGGGGCTCAAGGAACTCATGCCCGCGCAGTCCGGCGCCGGTGCCACCACAACACTCGAGGGTGTGACGTGCCTCGCTCCCGCAGGCACTCGTCTCGGCGAAGACGCGACGGCGAGTCATGGCGAGATCGTCCCCCTCACCGACGGAAAGCTCGCCTACCGCAGCTACGATGCAACCTTCACCGGCCCCGACACCATCTACCTCTTTGCAAGGGATGGCAGAGGCGACCGAAGCGACTCCATACCGATCACCGTCGCCGTTGTTCCAGCGGCCACCGCAGTGACCGACGAATACACGGTCGCGCCCGACACAACACTGACGATGGATGCCCGGCACGGCGTCATGGCGAACGACTCCCTCCCATTCGGGCGAGACGGCTGGTCCGTCGAATCCGGGTATCCACCCGCCCACGGCGCCCTTGATGTTCGAGCCGACGGTGCCCTGACGTTCACGCCGGAGCCCGGCTACACCGGCGACGTCACCTTCCGCTACCGCCTCGGCGGAGCATCCGGCGCCCACAGCAACGTGGTGCAGGCGGTCATCCACATCACTTCGTGA
- a CDS encoding Ig-like domain-containing protein, with protein sequence MRVSKKVAGPVMALLLAAGLVATMGATAASAKDLTGPFKDHQPLACMRGGGSGLQLESGCDYHPFGGGKTGGVTFGWDQTYYSDAKDFSAFNALKNPRLFPQSNSGFTCITADNGSLVCDRSTAAAPNQGKPGATVNQLGQYAYRGDVVSWTQDETSDCAFLGVSSCFTATFTFPQYIATAVYRWDTSTGLLKEPDVVWMKKDGTMIGTSTHFLTGSDPAADMVPAGSMNVTSFVSPGKSFTALPAGTDVTYGVTLTATQSGSAVVTLNTHGVEGLTEAVVPDSWVRYGTGNPSIVKYLVPYMNAGEIKSLSLHFTSNGTENVAIDADVNSQAKTRAAVDLRPDAPACDVPATGAVVPVGGEQTTLYDVNCHVPAGTHLETRAHPDTHGVVTIVGGSSLVYKADDPKFTGKARTAVWAVNDNGQSAEPTFIDINVVPPATALADTFTVAAGQTLTLDAAHGVIANDQFAAGPDGWYVEAGNAPANGSLDIRADGSLTYTPKAGFTGDDTFRYRLGGRNGSHSGVVTVTMHVTP encoded by the coding sequence GTGCGAGTATCGAAGAAGGTTGCGGGGCCGGTCATGGCCTTGCTTTTGGCTGCAGGGCTTGTGGCCACGATGGGGGCCACGGCGGCTTCCGCCAAGGATCTGACGGGGCCATTCAAAGATCATCAGCCTCTCGCCTGCATGCGTGGAGGTGGTAGTGGCCTTCAGCTTGAGAGTGGCTGTGATTATCACCCCTTCGGTGGCGGCAAGACAGGCGGAGTCACGTTCGGCTGGGACCAGACCTACTACTCGGACGCGAAAGACTTCAGCGCCTTCAACGCGCTCAAGAACCCTCGCCTCTTTCCCCAGAGCAACTCGGGTTTCACCTGCATCACTGCAGACAACGGCTCGCTGGTATGCGACCGGAGCACCGCGGCGGCACCGAATCAAGGCAAGCCCGGGGCGACCGTCAACCAGTTGGGGCAGTACGCCTACCGCGGAGACGTCGTGAGCTGGACCCAGGACGAAACCTCTGACTGTGCGTTCCTCGGCGTATCCTCGTGTTTCACTGCCACCTTCACTTTCCCGCAGTACATCGCCACCGCGGTCTATCGCTGGGACACGTCTACCGGACTTCTGAAGGAACCGGATGTCGTGTGGATGAAGAAGGACGGCACGATGATCGGCACCTCCACACACTTCCTCACCGGAAGTGATCCCGCGGCAGACATGGTGCCAGCGGGATCAATGAACGTCACGAGCTTTGTGAGCCCGGGCAAGAGCTTCACGGCCCTTCCTGCCGGTACCGATGTCACCTACGGCGTCACACTGACCGCGACCCAGTCCGGCTCTGCCGTCGTGACTCTGAATACTCACGGCGTCGAAGGTCTGACAGAAGCTGTCGTCCCCGACTCGTGGGTGCGCTACGGCACGGGAAATCCGTCGATCGTCAAGTATCTCGTTCCCTACATGAATGCCGGCGAGATCAAGTCACTCTCACTGCACTTCACGAGCAACGGCACCGAGAACGTCGCGATCGACGCAGACGTCAACTCGCAGGCGAAAACTCGCGCCGCAGTAGACCTGCGACCCGATGCTCCCGCCTGTGACGTACCCGCAACCGGAGCAGTCGTCCCCGTCGGTGGCGAACAGACGACGCTTTACGACGTAAATTGCCATGTTCCTGCAGGCACGCACCTCGAGACTCGCGCGCACCCTGACACCCATGGCGTGGTGACCATCGTCGGAGGAAGTTCTCTGGTCTACAAGGCAGACGACCCGAAGTTCACCGGCAAAGCGCGCACTGCCGTCTGGGCCGTCAACGACAATGGCCAGAGCGCAGAACCCACGTTCATCGACATCAACGTCGTTCCGCCGGCCACCGCACTCGCCGACACGTTCACCGTCGCCGCGGGCCAGACCCTGACGCTGGATGCAGCACACGGCGTCATCGCGAACGACCAGTTCGCTGCTGGCCCCGACGGTTGGTACGTGGAGGCGGGTAACGCACCCGCCAACGGTTCGCTCGACATCCGTGCCGACGGTTCGCTGACGTACACGCCGAAAGCCGGCTTCACAGGTGACGACACCTTCCGCTATCGCCTGGGCGGCCGTAACGGCTCGCACAGTGGCGTGGTCACGGTGACGATGCACGTGACTCCGTAA